From the genome of Blautia pseudococcoides, one region includes:
- a CDS encoding MFS transporter, with translation MSSKTNPDTEKPGKKGLSKALKLFYGVGDCGFTLMTNVESYYFNFFLTNLAQFGLATVSFITTTASIIDALLSWIYGAILNSIKPKKWGRYRSWLILLPWLVPFLYAFQFLKIGDGPLSIAIIIIAAVVSHIVWNFPYVANVSMIAVAGKTPDDRAHLASTRAAWANFSKVIFSYVGPPLAALFAGMIGEKSQYGATAFVLGCIMAVLYFTHFKMFDGYEETEAAASSTTAKKDTTKTGGMDLVKALLQNPPLLSLLLADLAKWMFNFVCSGVAIYYFTYVAQDSGLLARYILISNILCVIGSYLAKNMAKKISTRSTTIVTFFAMAVILIAANFTYANVTLVIILMSVAQFGYGIAYACTPALYADTIIYSEWKTGKNATGWISGLQNVPLKVGVMTRGIIISACLAFAAFDPSIDAAMASVELKKGICMAFMIIPALALIVAAVLLLFGFCLTKEKVEQYSAEIAARNNN, from the coding sequence ATGAGTAGTAAAACCAATCCTGACACTGAAAAACCCGGCAAAAAGGGACTGAGCAAGGCGCTGAAGCTGTTCTACGGCGTGGGTGACTGCGGCTTTACCCTGATGACCAATGTGGAGAGTTATTATTTTAACTTTTTCCTCACCAATCTGGCGCAATTCGGACTTGCCACCGTCTCCTTTATAACCACCACCGCGAGCATCATTGATGCCCTCCTGTCCTGGATATACGGAGCCATCTTAAACAGCATCAAACCGAAAAAATGGGGCCGTTACCGTTCCTGGCTGATCCTTCTGCCGTGGCTGGTACCTTTTCTCTACGCGTTCCAGTTTTTAAAGATCGGTGACGGGCCTCTTTCCATAGCGATCATTATCATAGCTGCCGTTGTCAGCCATATTGTATGGAACTTCCCCTATGTAGCCAATGTATCCATGATCGCCGTAGCCGGAAAAACACCGGACGACAGGGCACATCTGGCTTCCACCAGAGCTGCATGGGCCAACTTTTCAAAGGTTATCTTCTCCTATGTGGGACCGCCTCTGGCAGCTCTCTTTGCAGGCATGATCGGAGAGAAAAGCCAGTACGGAGCAACTGCTTTTGTACTGGGCTGTATCATGGCAGTGCTCTATTTCACACACTTTAAAATGTTTGACGGCTACGAAGAAACAGAAGCCGCCGCAAGCAGCACCACAGCAAAAAAAGACACTACAAAAACAGGAGGCATGGATCTGGTCAAAGCTCTTTTACAGAACCCGCCCCTCCTCTCTTTACTGCTTGCAGACCTGGCCAAATGGATGTTTAACTTTGTATGCTCCGGTGTCGCCATCTACTATTTTACATATGTGGCACAAGATTCCGGTCTGCTGGCAAGGTACATCCTGATCTCCAATATCCTGTGTGTCATTGGCTCCTACCTGGCAAAAAATATGGCGAAAAAGATTTCCACCAGATCGACTACCATTGTCACCTTTTTCGCTATGGCGGTCATCCTGATCGCAGCCAACTTTACCTATGCCAACGTAACCCTGGTCATTATCCTTATGTCTGTGGCACAGTTCGGATACGGCATTGCATACGCATGTACCCCTGCCCTCTATGCAGATACCATCATCTACTCTGAGTGGAAAACAGGGAAAAACGCCACCGGATGGATCAGCGGCCTTCAAAATGTACCTCTGAAGGTGGGCGTCATGACAAGAGGTATTATCATCTCCGCCTGCCTTGCCTTCGCTGCCTTTGACCCGAGTATTGACGCTGCAATGGCATCCGTAGAGCTGAAAAAGGGAATCTGCATGGCATTTATGATCATACCGGCACTGGCTCTCATCGTGGCCGCTGTACTTCTTCTCTTCGGCTTTTGCCTGACAAAAGAGAAAGTAGAACAGTATTCCGCAGAGATCGCCGCAAGAAATAACAATTGA
- a CDS encoding uroporphyrinogen decarboxylase family protein: MKFDEKELEIIGEYNMPGIYGAPDSIVPKYNRPITPKENMLRMLDGRMPLWVPNQTLDNNAIQPLVMPDAKARNFGGTDWFGIEWEYEPNTKAAMVKPGTRRLSDITKWREELEFPDLSAIDWKKDFEENYKGRIAEDRFSYFVIVNGFFERTADLISFEDAFCALLEEPDELTAFYDKLADWHIELIKIAHEVYHADMILFHDDMGTQISTFFSPSTYEELFVPQYKKVTKAAHDMGMHICLHSCGCIKTLMPLMIEAGFDAWEGQDSANDKAAIMKEYGKDLAQCTLYIIPADMSDEDAVADIHKKVDELAMTGRFACRLKDEKPDRAVNLADELYRYSRIKYAELEESKC; the protein is encoded by the coding sequence ATGAAATTTGATGAAAAAGAACTGGAGATCATAGGTGAATACAACATGCCCGGAATTTACGGTGCACCGGACAGTATTGTACCTAAATACAACCGTCCCATCACCCCAAAAGAAAATATGCTCCGCATGCTGGACGGTAGAATGCCCCTTTGGGTCCCCAACCAGACCCTTGACAACAATGCCATTCAGCCCCTGGTCATGCCTGATGCAAAGGCCCGCAATTTCGGCGGTACGGACTGGTTTGGTATTGAATGGGAATATGAGCCTAACACAAAGGCTGCCATGGTAAAGCCAGGCACCCGCAGACTGTCTGATATTACAAAATGGCGGGAAGAACTGGAATTTCCCGATTTATCCGCCATAGACTGGAAGAAAGACTTTGAAGAAAACTACAAAGGACGGATTGCCGAAGACCGCTTTTCCTACTTTGTCATTGTAAACGGATTTTTTGAAAGAACGGCTGATCTTATCAGCTTTGAGGATGCCTTCTGCGCCCTCCTTGAGGAGCCTGACGAGCTTACGGCATTTTACGACAAACTGGCGGACTGGCATATAGAACTGATCAAGATCGCACATGAGGTTTATCACGCGGATATGATCCTCTTCCACGATGACATGGGCACCCAGATCAGCACCTTTTTCTCACCCTCCACCTATGAGGAGCTGTTTGTCCCCCAGTACAAAAAAGTCACCAAAGCAGCCCACGATATGGGAATGCACATCTGCCTCCACTCCTGCGGGTGCATTAAAACACTGATGCCTCTCATGATCGAGGCGGGATTTGATGCCTGGGAGGGACAGGACAGTGCCAATGACAAAGCAGCTATCATGAAGGAATACGGAAAAGACCTGGCACAGTGCACTCTGTATATCATCCCCGCAGACATGAGCGACGAGGACGCGGTTGCGGATATACACAAAAAAGTAGATGAACTGGCTATGACAGGCCGCTTTGCCTGCCGCTTAAAAGATGAAAAGCCTGACCGTGCAGTAAATCTGGCCGACGAACTGTACCGTTACAGCAGAATAAAATATGCAGAATTGGAGGAATCAAAATGCTGA
- a CDS encoding uroporphyrinogen decarboxylase family protein: MLTPKENFLETLKKDGKPDRLVNQYQPFVPIMNDPLQKFTRGNRVRGKTSVDKWGTEILFPEDAPGPMPHVTESNKVCPDVTEWQKSVKVPDLAANCSDGWEDALQSAAQVDRSEKLVLGFMGTGIFEQSHFLMGFEDALMNLLLEPESMKELVDAIAEYRFRYAKLLVDNLHPDIILSHDDWGSKTSLFMQPDIWREFFKEHYRRIYGYMHDHGVLVMHHADSFLEPIVEDMAEIGVDVWQGVLPENDILKLQKQLDGRMILMGGIDATIDREDATEEEIRADVRRACSTYGPGGHFIPCMTYGLAGTIYPRTDEIIADEIEAYNRENSAV; this comes from the coding sequence ATGCTGACACCCAAAGAAAACTTTCTGGAAACTTTAAAAAAGGACGGAAAACCGGACCGTCTGGTCAACCAGTACCAGCCCTTTGTACCGATCATGAATGACCCCTTACAGAAATTCACCAGAGGAAACCGGGTAAGAGGCAAAACTTCCGTGGATAAGTGGGGAACTGAGATCCTCTTCCCCGAGGACGCCCCCGGCCCCATGCCGCACGTTACGGAATCCAACAAAGTATGCCCGGATGTGACCGAATGGCAGAAATCCGTAAAGGTACCTGATCTGGCTGCCAACTGCAGCGACGGATGGGAGGACGCCCTTCAATCGGCGGCCCAGGTAGACCGCAGTGAAAAACTGGTGCTTGGCTTCATGGGAACCGGAATCTTTGAGCAGAGCCATTTTCTCATGGGCTTTGAGGATGCCCTTATGAACCTGCTGCTGGAACCGGAATCCATGAAGGAGCTGGTGGATGCCATTGCAGAGTACCGTTTCCGGTATGCCAAACTGCTTGTTGATAATCTGCACCCGGATATCATCCTCTCACATGATGACTGGGGCTCCAAAACCAGCCTGTTCATGCAGCCTGACATCTGGAGAGAATTTTTCAAAGAGCATTACCGCCGTATCTACGGATATATGCACGACCACGGCGTTTTAGTCATGCACCATGCAGACTCGTTCCTGGAACCCATCGTTGAGGACATGGCAGAGATCGGTGTGGATGTATGGCAGGGAGTTCTGCCGGAAAATGATATTTTAAAACTGCAGAAACAGCTTGACGGCCGTATGATTCTCATGGGCGGTATTGATGCCACCATAGACCGGGAGGATGCCACGGAAGAAGAGATCCGGGCGGACGTGCGCAGAGCCTGCAGCACCTACGGCCCGGGCGGTCATTTCATCCCCTGTATGACTTACGGCCTTGCAGGTACTATTTATCCCCGAACAGACGAGATCATAGCCGACGAGATCGAAGCCTACAACAGAGAGAACAGTGCTGTCTGA
- a CDS encoding PucR family transcriptional regulator: MTELSLNREEKSRLFRLNMQILADAFTAHYQTITFYAQNDRPCLEGIRLYKRGKSLNPRYVYLLQSRDVDNTFPEYKNIGFICVGHTDITCFHQSCPVIELKNSPDFLDAFEMVQETFAKYRQWDTHLQYALNSEHPLDEMLLASLDIFGNPMFIHNTDFYILSCPRYVQGMTVWERDSRTGHNMVPLSLIHDFKADTEYLDTLSKKAPDLFSAEQRGYRILYVNLWNGSRYEGRICVDEIQSELQKGNYLALEYLGHFIELAIKHKSLFSLSMGNDMDRFFNEYLDGTIGDNQRILNYLYFLHWKQNDRYLCLRLETEQRDINMLSAAATLGHIETQIPSGHAFLYRHSIAVVVNLSYGHSSASEVISSLAILMREGLLKMGASSEIHDFMLVPQGYIQASAALDLGRKSDSMTWCYRFDDYLLEYLLKKGRQEIPPQLLCSEKLLLLKKYDDKNKTDLYHTVKVYLELERNILQTANELYIHRSTLFYRLDRIRKIAGIDFEDSRERLILRLSFYILEQKLET, from the coding sequence TTGACAGAATTATCTTTAAACCGGGAAGAGAAAAGCCGTCTGTTCCGGCTGAACATGCAGATATTAGCGGACGCCTTTACCGCACATTACCAAACTATCACTTTCTATGCCCAAAACGACCGCCCCTGTCTGGAAGGCATCCGCCTCTATAAAAGGGGAAAGAGCCTGAATCCCCGGTATGTCTATCTTCTGCAGAGCAGGGATGTGGATAACACCTTCCCGGAATATAAAAACATCGGCTTTATTTGTGTGGGACATACGGATATCACCTGTTTCCACCAAAGCTGTCCCGTCATTGAGCTGAAGAACAGCCCGGATTTCCTGGATGCCTTTGAGATGGTGCAGGAAACCTTTGCAAAATACAGGCAGTGGGACACACACCTGCAGTATGCCCTGAACAGCGAGCATCCTCTGGATGAAATGCTTCTGGCAAGCCTTGATATTTTCGGCAATCCCATGTTTATCCACAACACTGATTTTTACATACTTTCCTGCCCAAGATATGTGCAGGGCATGACTGTCTGGGAACGGGATTCCAGAACAGGGCACAACATGGTGCCTTTAAGCCTGATCCATGACTTTAAGGCAGACACCGAATATTTGGACACGCTCAGTAAAAAAGCGCCTGACCTGTTCTCTGCTGAACAGCGGGGTTACCGGATCCTCTACGTCAATCTCTGGAACGGCAGCCGCTATGAAGGCCGCATCTGCGTGGATGAAATACAGAGTGAATTGCAGAAGGGCAATTATCTGGCCCTGGAATATCTCGGACACTTTATAGAACTGGCTATCAAACACAAAAGTCTCTTTTCCCTGAGCATGGGCAATGACATGGACCGTTTTTTCAATGAATATCTGGACGGCACCATCGGGGACAACCAGCGCATTCTCAATTATCTTTATTTCCTGCACTGGAAGCAGAACGACCGGTATCTCTGCCTGCGTCTGGAGACAGAGCAGAGAGATATCAATATGCTGTCCGCGGCTGCCACACTGGGGCATATAGAAACCCAGATCCCCTCCGGCCATGCTTTCCTTTACAGGCATAGTATAGCTGTGGTCGTCAACCTGTCTTACGGGCACAGTTCCGCCTCCGAAGTGATCAGCAGCCTGGCCATCCTCATGCGGGAAGGCCTTCTGAAAATGGGAGCCAGCTCGGAGATCCATGATTTTATGCTGGTTCCCCAGGGATATATCCAGGCCAGCGCAGCACTGGACCTGGGGCGAAAAAGTGACAGCATGACCTGGTGCTACCGATTTGATGACTATCTGCTGGAATATCTTCTGAAAAAAGGCAGGCAAGAGATCCCGCCCCAGCTCCTCTGTTCCGAAAAGCTGCTCCTTCTGAAAAAATACGATGATAAAAACAAGACCGATCTATACCACACCGTAAAAGTCTATCTGGAACTGGAACGCAATATCCTCCAGACCGCAAATGAGCTGTACATCCACCGCAGCACCCTCTTCTACCGTCTGGACCGTATCCGCAAAATAGCGGGTATTGATTTCGAGGACAGCAGAGAGCGCCTGATCTTAAGACTTTCCTTCTACATCCTGGAACAAAAACTGGAAACCTGA
- a CDS encoding MATE family efflux transporter, with product MTQTNVQENKMGVVPVPKLLFQMSLPMILSMLVQALYNVVDSIFVAQINENALTAVSLVFPVQSLMISIAVGTGVGVNAVLSRSLGERDGRMADESAKNGIFLAFVSCVVFAVLGVLLAKPFFHMQTADVQIREYGIQYMTIISALCIAVYMQVMFERLLQSTGRTFYTMISQGLGAVVNIIFDPIMIFGLFGFPKMGVAGAAAATVLGQFCGMFLAMFFNIKFNKDIHIGMRHFRPSGRIIKVIYSVGVPSIIMQAIGSVMTFGMNKILIQFTSTATAVFGVYFKLNSFIFMPVFGLNNGMVPIVAFNYGAGDKKRITQTIHISIISAVVIMFLGLALFMIFPAQLLGMFNASKDMLAIGVPALRIICLSFLFAGFCIIVGSVFQALGNGVYSLIISATRQLLIILPAAAILAKVGGLSAVWWSIPIAEIASVVLSAYFYRKIYREKIASLGKNKR from the coding sequence ATGACACAAACTAACGTACAAGAAAATAAAATGGGGGTCGTACCGGTTCCGAAGCTTTTGTTTCAGATGTCGCTGCCTATGATTTTGTCTATGCTGGTACAGGCATTGTATAATGTAGTGGATAGTATTTTCGTGGCACAGATCAATGAGAATGCGCTGACAGCCGTCTCCCTGGTTTTTCCGGTGCAGAGCCTTATGATCTCTATAGCTGTGGGTACCGGAGTGGGTGTAAATGCAGTGTTGTCCAGGAGTCTCGGTGAGCGGGACGGCAGGATGGCGGATGAATCAGCGAAAAATGGTATTTTTCTGGCATTTGTGAGCTGTGTTGTCTTTGCGGTGCTGGGTGTACTGCTGGCAAAACCTTTTTTCCATATGCAGACTGCTGATGTGCAGATCAGGGAATACGGGATCCAGTATATGACGATCATTTCAGCGCTCTGTATTGCCGTGTATATGCAGGTAATGTTTGAGAGGCTGCTGCAGTCTACAGGACGTACTTTTTACACCATGATCTCCCAGGGGCTGGGTGCTGTTGTCAATATTATATTTGACCCTATTATGATCTTCGGCCTTTTCGGATTTCCTAAGATGGGAGTTGCGGGAGCGGCTGCGGCTACGGTTCTGGGACAGTTCTGCGGAATGTTTCTGGCAATGTTTTTTAATATTAAGTTTAATAAGGATATCCATATCGGTATGCGGCATTTCAGGCCGTCAGGCCGGATCATCAAAGTGATCTATTCGGTTGGTGTGCCTTCTATTATCATGCAGGCCATTGGATCGGTCATGACATTTGGAATGAACAAGATCCTGATCCAGTTTACATCCACGGCTACAGCGGTATTTGGTGTGTATTTCAAGCTTAACAGTTTTATTTTTATGCCTGTCTTCGGACTGAATAATGGTATGGTGCCTATTGTTGCCTTTAACTATGGGGCAGGGGATAAAAAGAGGATCACCCAGACGATCCATATCAGTATTATTTCTGCGGTTGTTATTATGTTTCTGGGGCTTGCCCTGTTTATGATCTTTCCGGCACAGCTTCTGGGTATGTTCAATGCATCGAAGGATATGCTGGCGATCGGTGTTCCTGCTCTTAGGATCATCTGTCTCAGTTTCCTGTTTGCAGGGTTTTGTATCATCGTAGGCTCTGTGTTCCAGGCTTTGGGTAACGGTGTGTACAGTTTGATCATCTCTGCCACCAGACAGCTTCTGATCATTCTTCCGGCAGCAGCCATTCTGGCAAAGGTGGGTGGATTGTCAGCCGTATGGTGGTCTATTCCCATCGCGGAGATCGCATCTGTGGTGCTGAGTGCTTATTTTTACAGAAAGATTTACAGGGAGAAGATTGCGTCCCTTGGCAAAAATAAGAGATAA
- a CDS encoding PHP domain-containing protein gives MKDMIDLHVHSNASDGTFSPGEIVEYAVEKGLRAVALTDHDTTDGIEEAVAAAVGTTLEVIPGIEISTTWWGKDIHIVGLGIDWRNARFQEELLRFQQSRDSRNLMMMERLRELGMEVTYERMMEEFPESVWTRAHFARFLLERGYVSSIKEAFDRFLGDHASCYVPREKVTPFQGIQLIHEGGGKAVFAHPVLCRLSDGNLEKMTAEMKKAGLDGLEAFYSTYRPAEEGAVIRLAKRLSLGLSGGSDFHGANKPNIDLGCGWGNLKIPYSVWERLKEK, from the coding sequence ATGAAGGATATGATAGATCTGCATGTGCATTCTAATGCCTCTGATGGAACTTTTTCGCCGGGGGAGATTGTGGAATATGCGGTGGAGAAGGGGCTGCGGGCGGTTGCGCTTACGGACCATGATACGACGGACGGGATTGAGGAGGCTGTGGCGGCGGCAGTGGGAACGACTTTGGAGGTGATTCCGGGGATTGAGATCTCTACTACATGGTGGGGAAAGGATATTCATATTGTCGGGCTGGGGATTGACTGGAGGAATGCCCGGTTCCAGGAGGAATTGCTGCGGTTTCAGCAGTCCAGGGATTCGCGGAATTTGATGATGATGGAACGTTTGAGGGAACTTGGGATGGAGGTTACCTATGAAAGGATGATGGAGGAGTTTCCGGAGAGTGTTTGGACCAGGGCGCATTTTGCACGGTTTCTTTTGGAAAGAGGATATGTCAGCTCTATCAAGGAGGCTTTTGACAGGTTTCTGGGGGATCATGCTTCCTGTTATGTGCCCAGGGAAAAGGTTACGCCGTTTCAGGGGATTCAGCTTATCCATGAGGGCGGCGGAAAGGCTGTCTTTGCCCACCCGGTCTTGTGCAGGCTTTCGGATGGGAATCTGGAGAAGATGACGGCGGAGATGAAGAAGGCAGGGCTTGACGGATTGGAGGCCTTTTATTCTACTTACCGCCCGGCTGAGGAGGGGGCTGTGATAAGGCTGGCGAAGCGTCTTTCCCTGGGGCTTTCCGGCGGCAGTGATTTTCATGGGGCCAATAAGCCGAATATAGATTTAGGATGCGGCTGGGGAAATTTGAAGATTCCTTATTCGGTATGGGAAAGGCTGAAGGAAAAGTAA
- a CDS encoding RNA degradosome polyphosphate kinase, with protein MDLKEYIKPEYYWNRELSWIKFNERVLSEARDKSLPLFERLKFLSITASNLDEFFMIRVASLKDMVHAKYTKPDIAGMTPKDQLKELSVVTKELVEAQYNTYNRSLLPALKKVGLYVVERHEDLTEEQQKYVDRYFEDSVYPVLTPMAMDSARPFPLIRNKTLNIGALISKKDKKGREELEFATVQVPSVLPRIVMLPEDKKGNPVVILLEQVIERNIGKLFLSNQVACTCPYRIMRNADLTIDEDEAADLLKEIQKQLKKRQWGEVIRLEVEDKMDERLLNILKMEFEIKEEDIFQINGPLDLTFLMKMYGMDGFEEYRNKPYTPAPVPAMMTDEDIFTQIRRGDILLHHPFMTFQPVVDFVRQAAKDPDVLAIKQTLYRVSGNSPIIAALAQAAENGKQVTVLVELKARFDEENNIVWAKMLEKAGCHVIYGLLGLKTHSKITLVVRREENGIRRYVHLGTGNYNDSTAKLYTDCGILTCSARIGEDATAVFNMLSGYSEPRTWNKLVVAPIWMRDRFLHQIGMEREYALKGRKARIVAKMNSLCDRDIIAALYAASAAGVKIDLIVRGICCLKTGIPGVSENITVRSIVGNFLEHSRIFYFYSDGHEDVFMGSADWMPRNLDKRVEIVFPVEDERLKEEVKHILEMQLADNVKAHVLQADGRYEKIDKRGKVLLNSQDYFCFEAWERVSVPESAADQRVFVPAEAPED; from the coding sequence ATGGATTTAAAAGAGTATATAAAACCGGAATACTACTGGAACAGGGAATTGAGCTGGATCAAATTTAACGAGAGAGTCCTCTCTGAGGCCAGGGACAAAAGTCTGCCTCTGTTTGAGAGGCTGAAATTTTTAAGTATCACGGCCTCCAATCTGGATGAGTTTTTCATGATTCGGGTTGCTTCCCTGAAAGATATGGTACATGCAAAATACACGAAGCCGGATATTGCCGGTATGACACCCAAGGACCAGTTAAAAGAGCTGTCTGTTGTGACAAAGGAACTGGTGGAGGCACAGTACAATACTTACAACCGTTCTCTTCTGCCTGCGCTGAAAAAGGTAGGGCTTTACGTGGTGGAGAGGCATGAGGATTTGACGGAGGAACAGCAGAAATATGTGGACCGTTATTTTGAGGACAGTGTGTATCCGGTCCTCACACCTATGGCGATGGATTCGGCCAGGCCCTTTCCGCTCATCAGAAACAAGACGCTGAATATTGGCGCCCTGATATCCAAAAAGGATAAAAAAGGCAGAGAGGAACTGGAGTTTGCCACAGTCCAGGTACCATCCGTGCTGCCCAGGATCGTCATGCTGCCTGAGGATAAGAAAGGGAATCCTGTGGTGATCCTCCTGGAGCAGGTGATCGAGCGGAATATTGGCAAGCTGTTTCTGAGCAACCAGGTGGCCTGCACCTGCCCGTACCGGATCATGAGAAATGCGGATCTGACCATTGACGAGGACGAAGCGGCAGACCTTTTAAAGGAAATCCAGAAACAGCTGAAAAAGCGCCAGTGGGGCGAAGTGATCCGGCTGGAAGTGGAAGACAAGATGGATGAAAGGCTTTTGAATATCCTCAAAATGGAGTTTGAGATCAAGGAGGAGGATATCTTCCAGATCAATGGGCCGCTGGATCTGACTTTCCTTATGAAGATGTATGGAATGGACGGGTTTGAGGAGTACAGGAACAAGCCTTACACACCGGCCCCGGTACCGGCTATGATGACGGACGAGGATATTTTTACCCAGATCAGAAGAGGGGATATTCTGCTGCACCATCCGTTTATGACGTTTCAGCCTGTGGTGGATTTTGTGCGGCAGGCAGCCAAGGACCCGGATGTGCTGGCTATCAAGCAGACGTTGTACCGGGTGAGCGGCAATTCGCCTATTATCGCGGCGCTGGCCCAGGCTGCGGAGAACGGCAAGCAGGTGACCGTTCTGGTGGAGCTGAAAGCCCGTTTTGACGAGGAGAATAATATTGTCTGGGCAAAGATGCTTGAGAAGGCAGGGTGCCATGTGATCTATGGACTTTTGGGACTCAAGACGCACAGCAAGATCACCTTGGTGGTGCGCAGGGAGGAAAATGGTATCCGCAGATATGTGCATCTGGGAACTGGAAATTATAATGATTCCACCGCGAAGCTGTATACAGACTGCGGTATCCTCACCTGTTCCGCCAGAATCGGGGAGGATGCCACAGCGGTATTTAATATGCTCTCCGGTTATTCGGAGCCGAGGACTTGGAATAAGCTGGTGGTGGCGCCAATCTGGATGCGTGACCGTTTCCTGCATCAGATCGGGATGGAGCGGGAATACGCGCTGAAAGGACGGAAGGCCAGAATTGTGGCGAAGATGAATTCTCTCTGTGACAGGGATATTATTGCGGCCCTGTATGCAGCCAGCGCAGCAGGGGTGAAGATTGACCTGATCGTGCGGGGAATCTGCTGTTTGAAGACCGGAATACCGGGAGTCAGTGAAAATATTACCGTGCGCTCTATTGTGGGGAATTTTCTGGAGCACAGCAGGATATTTTATTTCTACAGTGACGGGCATGAGGACGTCTTTATGGGAAGCGCAGACTGGATGCCCAGGAACCTGGACAAGAGAGTGGAGATCGTATTTCCTGTGGAGGATGAACGGCTGAAAGAGGAAGTGAAGCATATTCTGGAGATGCAGCTTGCGGATAATGTGAAGGCCCATGTGCTGCAGGCAGATGGCAGGTATGAGAAGATTGATAAAAGAGGGAAGGTGCTTTTGAATTCTCAGGATTATTTCTGTTTCGAGGCATGGGAACGGGTTAGTGTGCCGGAGAGTGCCGCGGATCAGAGAGTGTTTGTGCCTGCGGAGGCGCCGGAGGATTAG
- a CDS encoding Ppx/GppA phosphatase family protein — MAITRFAAIDVGSYHVSMDIYEISPKAGIRQIDEVRSRLEIGRDTYGTGKIGYDSTQELCAVLRDFAGIMQEYQVDAYRACATSTLQEAKNVWIVLDQVYQKTGINVEILSNSEQRFYGYKSLAAKEAAFTKIIQKGTAIIEIGGGNVQISLFDKDSLVTTQNFKMGSLRIRERLIPVEKETVYYEHLVEELIHNDILSFKKLHLKERKIDNIILLGDVFMETLLKKKNSMEENRTVSRDAFMQVYEGIVHKSPEQAAVELGISLEFATILVPTLIICRVFIDEMGAETLWLPGTQLNDGVSYDHAQKQKLIKSTHNFENDILVSARNIAKRYMSNKNHTQAVAQAATIIFDSMKKVHGMGSREKLLLQIAVILHDCGKYISMSNAAECSYAIIMSTEIIGLSHMEREVIASVVRFNSEPFKYYGEADSKSAIDRDTYILIGKLTAILRVANALDRSHKQKVEEIKAAVREKELILTIDTQEDLTLEEGLLTEKADFFEEVFSIRPRLRRKKRR, encoded by the coding sequence ATGGCAATTACAAGATTTGCAGCAATTGATGTGGGGTCTTATCATGTATCCATGGATATCTACGAAATTTCACCCAAAGCGGGAATCCGTCAGATTGATGAGGTCAGAAGCCGGTTGGAAATCGGGCGGGATACCTACGGAACAGGTAAAATAGGATATGATTCCACCCAGGAGCTGTGTGCAGTGCTCCGGGATTTTGCCGGTATCATGCAGGAATACCAGGTGGATGCCTACCGTGCCTGTGCCACCAGTACGCTGCAGGAGGCGAAAAATGTCTGGATCGTGCTGGACCAGGTATACCAGAAAACAGGTATTAATGTGGAGATACTGAGCAATTCAGAGCAGAGATTTTACGGCTACAAATCACTGGCAGCCAAGGAAGCGGCTTTTACAAAGATCATCCAGAAGGGAACCGCTATCATTGAGATAGGCGGCGGAAATGTACAGATCTCCCTGTTCGACAAGGACTCGCTGGTGACTACCCAGAACTTTAAGATGGGCAGCCTGCGTATCCGGGAACGGCTGATCCCGGTGGAAAAGGAGACCGTGTACTATGAGCATCTGGTGGAGGAACTGATCCACAATGATATTCTCAGTTTTAAAAAGCTGCATCTGAAGGAGCGGAAAATTGACAATATTATTCTTCTGGGGGATGTATTTATGGAGACGCTCCTGAAGAAAAAGAATAGTATGGAGGAGAACAGGACTGTCAGCCGTGACGCATTTATGCAGGTATATGAAGGGATCGTCCATAAATCTCCGGAACAGGCGGCTGTGGAACTGGGGATATCCCTGGAATTTGCCACTATTCTGGTGCCTACCCTGATCATCTGCAGGGTGTTCATTGATGAGATGGGAGCAGAGACTTTATGGCTTCCCGGCACCCAGTTAAATGACGGTGTTTCCTATGATCATGCCCAGAAGCAGAAGCTTATCAAAAGTACCCATAATTTTGAAAATGACATACTGGTATCTGCCAGGAATATAGCAAAGCGGTACATGAGCAACAAGAACCATACCCAGGCGGTCGCTCAGGCAGCAACCATTATTTTTGACAGTATGAAGAAGGTGCACGGCATGGGCAGCAGGGAGAAGTTGCTGCTGCAGATCGCAGTGATCCTCCATGACTGCGGGAAATATATCAGTATGAGTAATGCGGCGGAGTGCTCCTATGCGATCATTATGTCCACGGAGATCATCGGCCTGTCCCATATGGAGCGGGAGGTGATCGCAAGTGTGGTGCGGTTTAATTCAGAGCCTTTTAAGTATTACGGGGAGGCGGATTCCAAGAGCGCCATTGACCGTGACACTTATATACTGATCGGTAAGCTGACAGCAATTTTAAGGGTTGCCAATGCTCTGGACCGCAGCCACAAACAGAAAGTGGAGGAGATCAAGGCTGCAGTCAGGGAGAAAGAGCTGATACTGACCATTGACACACAGGAAGATCTGACGCTGGAGGAAGGGCTTCTGACGGAAAAGGCAGATTTCTTTGAAGAGGTATTCAGCATCCGCCCGAGACTGCGGCGAAAGAAGAGAAGATAG